CGCGGTCCGAGAACCTTTCCGAGACGTCCAACCGAACGCATCATGTCGGGGGTCGCGATGAGGGCGTCGAATGCGGTCCAACCCTCTTTCTGGATCTTCTCGACCATCTCTTCGCCGCCGACAAAGTCAGCGCCGGCCGCTTCCGCGTCCTTAATCTTGTCGCCCGAGGCGATTACAGCAACAATCTTGGTCTTTCCCAATCCGTGGGGCAGAACGACCGTGCCGCGAACCATCTGGTCTGCGTGGCGCGGATCGACGCCAAGTCGCAGCGTGATGTCGACGGTCTCGTCGAACTTCGCGTACTTGGCCTTTTGGAGGAGGGGGACTGCGTCTGCTAGGGTGTAGGGGCGGGGCTCAACGAGCGCGCGCGCCTTGGCCAAATTCTTGGAGATCTTCTGTGGCATCTTTATCCTTGTCTCCCACCCCTCGGACCTGTTGCCACCGGGCGTGGTGAATGACTGTCTTCCGCGTGGAGCGGAGGCACTCTTATGAGTATGCCTTATTATCCAAATTCGTGCAACCCGGCTTCAGGCCGCGATTTGTAGAACCTCCACGCTCGATTTCGCGCGACTATGAGCTGCGAGCGCGACAGCGATGGCGCTGGGCAGGAGGAAGTTCGCGTAGGGAAGATAGTCCCAGGCCCGAGAG
This Granulicella aggregans DNA region includes the following protein-coding sequences:
- the rplA gene encoding 50S ribosomal protein L1, which translates into the protein MPQKISKNLAKARALVEPRPYTLADAVPLLQKAKYAKFDETVDITLRLGVDPRHADQMVRGTVVLPHGLGKTKIVAVIASGDKIKDAEAAGADFVGGEEMVEKIQKEGWTAFDALIATPDMMRSVGRLGKVLGPRGLMPNPKTGTVTTDVASAIKEIKAGKVEFRTDKTALVHVPVGKLSFDAQKLVDNATTIISSVLKAKPSAAKGKYIKGITLSSTMGPGIALDNGVADAAARA